TTTTTTCTAAAGGAATTAAAGGTTTTATATCTTCAGGGTATTTTATAAAACCGGGAGTGAATGAGAATTTACCTTTTTTTACTGCAAGTAATATAGGAAGCCTTGAGACCAAGAACTGGTAAAGGTCTTCTTTTTTGATACCTTCTTTTTTCAGTACTTGTCTGAAATCTATATCAAGGTATATATAAAACACTTTCACAACTTCTCTTATATATACCATATCTCCTTCTTTAAAATAGACAGCTAATTTTTTTGTCGGGGATTCAACTACTAAAATCCCGTCTTTTTTATCCTTCTTCAGTATTTGAAAGATATCAATAAAGTTAAATGTCTCAAGGTTCCCCGTAATAGCCATCTTATCCTAAACTTTCCTCTATTTGTTTTGCTGCCCTCTTTATTTCCATAAGAAGTAATCCGAGTTTAGCATTTGAAGGAGCTAAGATTCCTAAAACGGCAAGATCTCCTATACCGGTAAATATCATATATCCTTTAGAACCTTTAACATAAAGTTGTTCCAGAGTTCCCTTGTTCAGTTCGGTTGTCACCCTTTCTCCCAGAGATAAAATCGCTGCACCCATAGCAGCAACTCTATCTTCATCTATCCCTTCAGGTAAAACCGATGCTATAGCAAGTCCATCTGGACTAACAAGTACAGCTCCTTCAGCTCCTGCGTCTCTAACAACGGCCTGCAGTATATCCTCAAATCTACCTGCCATAATTCCCT
This genomic stretch from Persephonella hydrogeniphila harbors:
- a CDS encoding DUF4388 domain-containing protein, coding for MAITGNLETFNFIDIFQILKKDKKDGILVVESPTKKLAVYFKEGDMVYIREVVKVFYIYLDIDFRQVLKKEGIKKEDLYQFLVSRLPILLAVKKGKFSFTPGFIKYPEDIKPLIPLEKIMMYLSRQLTQEEVDRKISDLKLVFEKSENWEEIAKKAHLTETEKKILNLIDGTRTVEDILEETKINKLTLQRILYGFLATGIIQRKKQKKRKIGFDLTKTLLKKIIARIKGL
- a CDS encoding roadblock/LC7 domain-containing protein — protein: MAGRFEDILQAVVRDAGAEGAVLVSPDGLAIASVLPEGIDEDRVAAMGAAILSLGERVTTELNKGTLEQLYVKGSKGYMIFTGIGDLAVLGILAPSNAKLGLLLMEIKRAAKQIEESLG